A region of Moorena producens PAL-8-15-08-1 DNA encodes the following proteins:
- a CDS encoding aldo/keto reductase: MQYRRFGRTELQMPVFSCGGMRYQFKWQDVPKEQIPQDHQQNLEATIRRSVELGIHHIETARGYGTSEMQLGEILPKFPREQLIVQTKVTPKPDPKEFRRKFNQSLAFLKLDYVDLLGIHGINTPELLDQTIRPGGYLDVARQLKAEGKVRFIGFSTHGPTDVIVKTIETDQFDYVNLHWYYINQLNWPAIEAATRHDMGVFIISPSDKGGMLYKPPQRLVELCAPLSPMVFNDLFCLSHPEVHTLSLGASRPSDFDEHLKTVKLLERSEEVLPPILERLESEAIAKLGEDWFRSWDIGLPTHSETPGGINIPVILWLRNLAIAYDLVEYAKMRYNLLTNAGHWFPGAQANRVRELDLRQCLRNSPNADTIPDFLEDAHNLLGGEPVKRLSQQ; this comes from the coding sequence ATGCAATATCGAAGATTTGGGCGTACAGAATTACAGATGCCAGTCTTTTCCTGTGGTGGTATGCGATACCAGTTCAAGTGGCAGGATGTTCCCAAGGAGCAAATTCCCCAAGATCATCAACAGAATCTCGAAGCAACAATCCGCCGTTCTGTAGAGCTTGGCATTCATCACATAGAAACTGCTCGTGGCTACGGTACTTCTGAGATGCAATTAGGAGAGATTTTGCCAAAATTTCCCCGAGAACAACTGATTGTTCAGACTAAAGTTACTCCTAAGCCTGACCCCAAAGAGTTTCGTCGTAAGTTTAATCAATCCCTCGCTTTCCTAAAACTTGACTATGTTGACCTACTGGGAATCCATGGGATTAATACCCCTGAGTTGCTAGATCAGACTATCCGTCCTGGTGGTTATTTAGATGTAGCGCGACAGCTTAAAGCAGAGGGTAAGGTACGGTTTATTGGATTCTCGACTCATGGTCCTACAGATGTGATTGTTAAAACCATTGAAACGGACCAGTTTGACTACGTTAACTTGCACTGGTATTACATTAATCAGTTAAATTGGCCTGCCATTGAAGCCGCTACTCGTCACGATATGGGGGTGTTCATCATTAGCCCTTCCGATAAAGGGGGTATGCTCTATAAACCACCACAACGGTTAGTGGAACTTTGTGCTCCCCTTAGCCCAATGGTATTTAATGATTTGTTTTGTTTGAGCCATCCCGAGGTCCATACCTTGAGTCTAGGCGCATCTCGACCATCAGATTTTGATGAACACCTCAAAACTGTAAAACTTCTGGAGCGCTCAGAAGAAGTATTACCGCCGATTTTAGAGCGTTTGGAATCAGAAGCGATCGCAAAATTAGGAGAAGACTGGTTCCGAAGTTGGGACATTGGCTTACCCACCCATTCAGAAACCCCAGGCGGTATCAATATTCCAGTGATTTTGTGGTTGAGGAATTTAGCGATCGCGTACGATCTGGTAGAGTATGCGAAAATGCGCTACAACCTCTTAACTAATGCGGGTCACTGGTTTCCTGGTGCCCAAGCCAATCGGGTCAGAGAATTAGACCTGAGGCAGTGTTTGCGTAACAGTCCTAATGCTGATACAATACCAGATTTTTTGGAAGATGCCCATAACTTATTAGGGGGTGAACCAGTCAAACGCCTCTCCCAACAATAA